One genomic segment of Ricinus communis isolate WT05 ecotype wild-type chromosome 5, ASM1957865v1, whole genome shotgun sequence includes these proteins:
- the LOC8281320 gene encoding amino acid transporter AVT3B: MGFDKEASSSSHVLKVPSLPREDTPLLGKKPPRSSQFKTFANVFIAIVGAGVLGLPYTFKKTGWIMGSLMLFSVAFLTYYCMMLLVYTRRKLESYEGFSKIASFGDLGFAVCGPIGRFSVDAMIVLAQAGFCVSYLIFIAHTLAYVFNHQSNEKIMGFLSPKAMYIWGCFPFQLGLNSIPTLTHLAPLSIFADVVDLGAMGVVMVEDVVAYLKYKPALQAFGGFSVFFYGLGVAVYAFEGIGMVLPLESEAKDKDKFGKVLGGCMAFIALLYGGFGILGYFAFGEETKDIITTNLGRGLLSSLVQFGLCVNLFFTFPLMMNPVYEVAERRFCGSSYCLWLRWVVVLLVSLVALLVPNFADFLSLVGSSVCCALGFVLPSLFHLMVFKDELSWKGLAIDTTILVFGVVVALTGTWSSLLEIFVSKSS, from the coding sequence ATGGGATTTGATAAAGAAGCAAGTTCATCATCTCATGTGCTTAAAGTACCATCTCTACCAAGAGAAGACACACCACTTCTTGGCAAAAAACCTCCACGTTCTTCTCAATTTAAGACCTTTGCTAATGTCTTTATTGCTATAGTCGGAGCTGGTGTTCTTGGCCTTCCTTATACTTTTAAGAAGACTGGATGGATTATGGGTTCTCTCATGCTTTTCTCTGTTGCCTTCCTCACATATTATTGTATGATGTTACTTGTCTATACTCGCAGAAAGCTTGAATCTTATGAAGGTTTCTCTAAGATTGCTTCTTTTGGTGATCTGGGTTTTGCTGTTTGTGGTCCTATTGGTCGTTTCTCTGTTGATGCTATGATTGTTCTTGCACAAGCTGGGTTTTGTGTTAGTTATCTTATCTTTATAGCTCATACCTTAGCTTATGTTTTTAATCATCAATCAAATGAGAAAATTATGGGCTTCTTAAGTCCTAAAGCTATGTAtatatggggttgctttcctTTCCAATTGGGGTTGAATTCAATTCCAACATTAACCCATTTGGCTCCACTAAGTATTTTTGCTGATGTTGTTGATCTTGGAGCTATGGGTGTGGTGATGGTGGAAGATGTAGTTGCCTACTTGAAATATAAACCTGCTTTACAGGCTTTTGGTGggttttctgttttcttttatggTTTAGGTGTAGCTGTCTATGCATTTGAAGGCATTGGGATGGTATTGCCATTAGAATCTGAGGCAAAAGACAAGGACAAGTTTGGGAAAGTGTTGGGAGGGTGTATGGCATTCATTGCTCTACTGTATGGAGGATTTGGGATTCTGGGTTACTTTGCATTTGGTGAAGAAACTAAAGATATAATCACTACCAACTTAGGGCGAGGATTACTGAGCAGTTTAGTTCAGTTTGGTTTGTGTGTGaatctattctttactttCCCATTGATGATGAACCCAGTTTATGAGGTTGCGGAGAGGAGATTTTGTGGTTCTAGCTACTGTTTGTGGCTGAGATGGGTGGTGGTTTTGTTAGTAAGCTTAGTGGCTTTGTTAGTACCAAATTTTGCAGACTTCTTGTCACTGGTCGGGAGCAGTGTCTGCTGTGCTCTTGGTTTTGTGCTGCCTTCTCTGTTCCACTTGATGGTGTTCAAGGACGAATTGAGCTGGAAGGGTTTGGCCATTGATACCACCATTTTAGTTTTTGGGGTGGTGGTTGCACTCACTGGAACCTGGTCTTCTCTATTGGAGATATTTGTGTCCAAGTCCTCTTAA
- the LOC8281321 gene encoding pentatricopeptide repeat-containing protein At2g17525, mitochondrial isoform X2, whose amino-acid sequence MPKLFPPLKLKATASKLLDIFQFRRYSSSSTPSLSVPSHQHIAHLILDQNSATKALQTFKWASNLPKFTHSQSTYRALIQKLCAFHRFDTVYQLLDEMPHAIGSPPDEEIFLTVIRGLGRARMIPHVIKVLDLISKFGKNPSLKIFNSILDVLVKVDIDVAREFYRKQMMGSGVQGDDYTFAILMKGLCLTNRIGDGFRLLQVMKSRGVKPNAVVYNTLLHALCKNGKVGRARSLMDEIEEPNDVTFNVLIAAYCKEENLVQALVLLEKSFSLGFVPDVVTMTKVVEILCNAGRVTEAVEMLERVECKGGLVDVVAYNTLLRGFCRLGKIKVAHRFLKEMERKGCLPNVETYNILISGFCDSGMFDMALDMFNDMKTDGISWNFDTYDTLIKGLFFGGRIEEGLKILELMEESKGGSGGRISPYNSVLYGLYKKNMWDEALEFLMKMEKLFPRAVDRSLRILGFCEKGAVKNAKMVFDQMINEGGTPNILVYDCLVHGFCQEGNLREAFELMNEMVGHGYFLVASGFNALIHGFCGQGKDESALKLLDDMVGRGCVPDRGTYSPLIDALCRKGNFQKALSIFNQMIEKEKG is encoded by the exons ATGCCCAAGCTCTTTCCTCCTTTAAAACTCAAAGCAACTGCTTCTAAATTACTTGACATTTTCCAGTTCAGGCGCTATTCATCATCGTCAACACCATCTCTTTCTGTTCCATCTCATCAACACATTGCCCATTTAATTTTAGACCAAAATTCAGCAACCAAAGCTCTCCAAACTTTCAAATGGGCTTCAAACCTCCCCAAGTTCACTCACTCCCAGTCCACCTACCGAGCTTTAATACAAAAGCTTTGTGCTTTCCATCGTTTCGACACTGTATACCAACTGCTTGATGAAATGCCCCACGCAATTGGCTCTCCACCAGATGAGGAAATTTTCCTAACTGTCATTCGTGGTCTGGGTCGAGCTCGAATGATCCCACATGTTATCAAAGTTCTTGACTTGATTTCTAAGTTTGGCAAGAACCcatctttgaaaatttttaactCAATTCTTGATGTTCTTGTTAAGGTAGATATTGATGTTGCTAGAGAGTTCTATAGAAAGCAAATGATGGGGAGTGGTGTTCAAGGTGATGATTATACTTTTGCGATTTTAATGAAAGGTCTTTGCCTGACTAATAGAATTGGAGATGGGTTTAGGTTATTACAGGTTATGAAATCTAGAGGTGTAAAGCCCAATGCTGTTGTTTATAATACTCTTCTTCATGCATTATGCAAGAATGGGAAAGTTGGTAGAGCAAGGAGTTTGATGGATGAGATAGAAGAGCCTAATGATGTGACTTTCAATGTTTTGATAGCTGCTTActgtaaagaagaaaatttagTTCAAGCTCTTGTCTTGCTAGAGAAAAGTTTCAGTTTAGGATTTGTGCCTGATGTTGTTACAATGACTAAGGTGGTGGAAATTCTTTGCAATGCGGGCCGTGTAACTGAGGCCGTTGAGATGTTAGAGAGAGTAGAGTGTAAGGGTGGTTTAGTGGATGTTGTGGCTTATAACACCTTGTTAAGGGGATTTTGTAGattaggaaaaataaaagttgccCATCGTTTCTTGAAAGAGATGGAGAGAAAGGGATGTCTTCCTAATGTAGAGACTTACAATATATTGATCTCTGGTTTCTGTGATTCTGGGATGTTTGACATGGCACTTGATATGTTTAATGATATGAAAACAGATGGGATCAGTTGGAATTTCGATACTTATGATACATTAATCAAGGGTCTGTTTTTTGGGGGGAGGATAGAAGAAGGGCTTAAGATCCTGGAACTGATGGAGGAATCTAAAGGAGGTTCTGGTGGTAGGATTAGTCCATATAATAGTGTTCTATATGgcctatataagaaaaatatgtgGGATGAAGCacttgaatttttaatgaagATGGAAAAATTATTTCCTAGAGCTGTTGATAGGAGCTTGAGAATATTAGGCTTCTGTGAGAAGGGTGCTGTCAAGAATGCAAAGATGGTTTTCGATCAGATGATTAATGAAGGTGGAACTCCAAACATTCTCGTTTATGACTGCTTAGTGCATGGATTTTGTCAGGAAGGGAATCTGCGCGAAGCATTTGAGCTGATGAATGAAATGGTTGGTCATGGTTACTTTCTTGTTGCATCTGGATTTAATGCTCTTATTCATGGATTCTGTGGGCAGGGAAAAGATGAGAGTGCTTTGAAACTCCTTGATGACATGGTTGGGAGAGGTTGCGTGCCTGATAGAGGAACTTATAGTCCTCTAATTGATGCTCTTTGTAGAAAGGGGAACTTTCAGAAGGCTTTAAGCATCTTCAACCAAATGATAGAGAAAG AGAAGGgataa
- the LOC8281321 gene encoding pentatricopeptide repeat-containing protein At2g17525, mitochondrial isoform X3 — MPKLFPPLKLKATASKLLDIFQFRRYSSSSTPSLSVPSHQHIAHLILDQNSATKALQTFKWASNLPKFTHSQSTYRALIQKLCAFHRFDTVYQLLDEMPHAIGSPPDEEIFLTVIRGLGRARMIPHVIKVLDLISKFGKNPSLKIFNSILDVLVKVDIDVAREFYRKQMMGSGVQGDDYTFAILMKGLCLTNRIGDGFRLLQVMKSRGVKPNAVVYNTLLHALCKNGKVGRARSLMDEIEEPNDVTFNVLIAAYCKEENLVQALVLLEKSFSLGFVPDVVTMTKVVEILCNAGRVTEAVEMLERVECKGGLVDVVAYNTLLRGFCRLGKIKVAHRFLKEMERKGCLPNVETYNILISGFCDSGMFDMALDMFNDMKTDGISWNFDTYDTLIKGLFFGGRIEEGLKILELMEESKGGSGGRISPYNSVLYGLYKKNMWDEALEFLMKMEKLFPRAVDRSLRILGFCEKGAVKNAKMVFDQMINEGGTPNILVYDCLVHGFCQEGNLREAFELMNEMVGHGYFLVASGFNALIHGFCGQGKDESALKLLDDMVGRGCVPDRGTYSPLIDALCRKGNFQKALSIFNQMIEKD, encoded by the exons ATGCCCAAGCTCTTTCCTCCTTTAAAACTCAAAGCAACTGCTTCTAAATTACTTGACATTTTCCAGTTCAGGCGCTATTCATCATCGTCAACACCATCTCTTTCTGTTCCATCTCATCAACACATTGCCCATTTAATTTTAGACCAAAATTCAGCAACCAAAGCTCTCCAAACTTTCAAATGGGCTTCAAACCTCCCCAAGTTCACTCACTCCCAGTCCACCTACCGAGCTTTAATACAAAAGCTTTGTGCTTTCCATCGTTTCGACACTGTATACCAACTGCTTGATGAAATGCCCCACGCAATTGGCTCTCCACCAGATGAGGAAATTTTCCTAACTGTCATTCGTGGTCTGGGTCGAGCTCGAATGATCCCACATGTTATCAAAGTTCTTGACTTGATTTCTAAGTTTGGCAAGAACCcatctttgaaaatttttaactCAATTCTTGATGTTCTTGTTAAGGTAGATATTGATGTTGCTAGAGAGTTCTATAGAAAGCAAATGATGGGGAGTGGTGTTCAAGGTGATGATTATACTTTTGCGATTTTAATGAAAGGTCTTTGCCTGACTAATAGAATTGGAGATGGGTTTAGGTTATTACAGGTTATGAAATCTAGAGGTGTAAAGCCCAATGCTGTTGTTTATAATACTCTTCTTCATGCATTATGCAAGAATGGGAAAGTTGGTAGAGCAAGGAGTTTGATGGATGAGATAGAAGAGCCTAATGATGTGACTTTCAATGTTTTGATAGCTGCTTActgtaaagaagaaaatttagTTCAAGCTCTTGTCTTGCTAGAGAAAAGTTTCAGTTTAGGATTTGTGCCTGATGTTGTTACAATGACTAAGGTGGTGGAAATTCTTTGCAATGCGGGCCGTGTAACTGAGGCCGTTGAGATGTTAGAGAGAGTAGAGTGTAAGGGTGGTTTAGTGGATGTTGTGGCTTATAACACCTTGTTAAGGGGATTTTGTAGattaggaaaaataaaagttgccCATCGTTTCTTGAAAGAGATGGAGAGAAAGGGATGTCTTCCTAATGTAGAGACTTACAATATATTGATCTCTGGTTTCTGTGATTCTGGGATGTTTGACATGGCACTTGATATGTTTAATGATATGAAAACAGATGGGATCAGTTGGAATTTCGATACTTATGATACATTAATCAAGGGTCTGTTTTTTGGGGGGAGGATAGAAGAAGGGCTTAAGATCCTGGAACTGATGGAGGAATCTAAAGGAGGTTCTGGTGGTAGGATTAGTCCATATAATAGTGTTCTATATGgcctatataagaaaaatatgtgGGATGAAGCacttgaatttttaatgaagATGGAAAAATTATTTCCTAGAGCTGTTGATAGGAGCTTGAGAATATTAGGCTTCTGTGAGAAGGGTGCTGTCAAGAATGCAAAGATGGTTTTCGATCAGATGATTAATGAAGGTGGAACTCCAAACATTCTCGTTTATGACTGCTTAGTGCATGGATTTTGTCAGGAAGGGAATCTGCGCGAAGCATTTGAGCTGATGAATGAAATGGTTGGTCATGGTTACTTTCTTGTTGCATCTGGATTTAATGCTCTTATTCATGGATTCTGTGGGCAGGGAAAAGATGAGAGTGCTTTGAAACTCCTTGATGACATGGTTGGGAGAGGTTGCGTGCCTGATAGAGGAACTTATAGTCCTCTAATTGATGCTCTTTGTAGAAAGGGGAACTTTCAGAAGGCTTTAAGCATCTTCAACCAAATGATAGAGAAAG ACTAG
- the LOC8281321 gene encoding pentatricopeptide repeat-containing protein At2g17525, mitochondrial isoform X1 — translation MPKLFPPLKLKATASKLLDIFQFRRYSSSSTPSLSVPSHQHIAHLILDQNSATKALQTFKWASNLPKFTHSQSTYRALIQKLCAFHRFDTVYQLLDEMPHAIGSPPDEEIFLTVIRGLGRARMIPHVIKVLDLISKFGKNPSLKIFNSILDVLVKVDIDVAREFYRKQMMGSGVQGDDYTFAILMKGLCLTNRIGDGFRLLQVMKSRGVKPNAVVYNTLLHALCKNGKVGRARSLMDEIEEPNDVTFNVLIAAYCKEENLVQALVLLEKSFSLGFVPDVVTMTKVVEILCNAGRVTEAVEMLERVECKGGLVDVVAYNTLLRGFCRLGKIKVAHRFLKEMERKGCLPNVETYNILISGFCDSGMFDMALDMFNDMKTDGISWNFDTYDTLIKGLFFGGRIEEGLKILELMEESKGGSGGRISPYNSVLYGLYKKNMWDEALEFLMKMEKLFPRAVDRSLRILGFCEKGAVKNAKMVFDQMINEGGTPNILVYDCLVHGFCQEGNLREAFELMNEMVGHGYFLVASGFNALIHGFCGQGKDESALKLLDDMVGRGCVPDRGTYSPLIDALCRKGNFQKALSIFNQMIEKGITPDSSTWNSLLIRLSKEIIWLENKNVFHVNKQLEWIIKP, via the coding sequence ATGCCCAAGCTCTTTCCTCCTTTAAAACTCAAAGCAACTGCTTCTAAATTACTTGACATTTTCCAGTTCAGGCGCTATTCATCATCGTCAACACCATCTCTTTCTGTTCCATCTCATCAACACATTGCCCATTTAATTTTAGACCAAAATTCAGCAACCAAAGCTCTCCAAACTTTCAAATGGGCTTCAAACCTCCCCAAGTTCACTCACTCCCAGTCCACCTACCGAGCTTTAATACAAAAGCTTTGTGCTTTCCATCGTTTCGACACTGTATACCAACTGCTTGATGAAATGCCCCACGCAATTGGCTCTCCACCAGATGAGGAAATTTTCCTAACTGTCATTCGTGGTCTGGGTCGAGCTCGAATGATCCCACATGTTATCAAAGTTCTTGACTTGATTTCTAAGTTTGGCAAGAACCcatctttgaaaatttttaactCAATTCTTGATGTTCTTGTTAAGGTAGATATTGATGTTGCTAGAGAGTTCTATAGAAAGCAAATGATGGGGAGTGGTGTTCAAGGTGATGATTATACTTTTGCGATTTTAATGAAAGGTCTTTGCCTGACTAATAGAATTGGAGATGGGTTTAGGTTATTACAGGTTATGAAATCTAGAGGTGTAAAGCCCAATGCTGTTGTTTATAATACTCTTCTTCATGCATTATGCAAGAATGGGAAAGTTGGTAGAGCAAGGAGTTTGATGGATGAGATAGAAGAGCCTAATGATGTGACTTTCAATGTTTTGATAGCTGCTTActgtaaagaagaaaatttagTTCAAGCTCTTGTCTTGCTAGAGAAAAGTTTCAGTTTAGGATTTGTGCCTGATGTTGTTACAATGACTAAGGTGGTGGAAATTCTTTGCAATGCGGGCCGTGTAACTGAGGCCGTTGAGATGTTAGAGAGAGTAGAGTGTAAGGGTGGTTTAGTGGATGTTGTGGCTTATAACACCTTGTTAAGGGGATTTTGTAGattaggaaaaataaaagttgccCATCGTTTCTTGAAAGAGATGGAGAGAAAGGGATGTCTTCCTAATGTAGAGACTTACAATATATTGATCTCTGGTTTCTGTGATTCTGGGATGTTTGACATGGCACTTGATATGTTTAATGATATGAAAACAGATGGGATCAGTTGGAATTTCGATACTTATGATACATTAATCAAGGGTCTGTTTTTTGGGGGGAGGATAGAAGAAGGGCTTAAGATCCTGGAACTGATGGAGGAATCTAAAGGAGGTTCTGGTGGTAGGATTAGTCCATATAATAGTGTTCTATATGgcctatataagaaaaatatgtgGGATGAAGCacttgaatttttaatgaagATGGAAAAATTATTTCCTAGAGCTGTTGATAGGAGCTTGAGAATATTAGGCTTCTGTGAGAAGGGTGCTGTCAAGAATGCAAAGATGGTTTTCGATCAGATGATTAATGAAGGTGGAACTCCAAACATTCTCGTTTATGACTGCTTAGTGCATGGATTTTGTCAGGAAGGGAATCTGCGCGAAGCATTTGAGCTGATGAATGAAATGGTTGGTCATGGTTACTTTCTTGTTGCATCTGGATTTAATGCTCTTATTCATGGATTCTGTGGGCAGGGAAAAGATGAGAGTGCTTTGAAACTCCTTGATGACATGGTTGGGAGAGGTTGCGTGCCTGATAGAGGAACTTATAGTCCTCTAATTGATGCTCTTTGTAGAAAGGGGAACTTTCAGAAGGCTTTAAGCATCTTCAACCAAATGATAGAGAAAGGTATTACTCCTGACTCTTCCACTTGGAATTCATTGCTTATTCGTCTTAGTAAAGAAATAATCTGGTTGGAAAACAAGAACGTATTCCATGTAAATAAACAATTGGAATGGATTATCAAGCCTTGA
- the LOC8281322 gene encoding 54S ribosomal protein L19, mitochondrial — MATLKEILTRRPVAATIRLTVPAGGARPAPPVGPALGQYRLNLMAFCKDFNARTQKYKPDTPMAVTITAFKDNTFEFTVKSPSVTWYLKKAAGIESGSSRPGHVVASTVTLKHVYEIAKVKQSDPYCQYMSLESISKSVIGTANAMGIKVVKDLD, encoded by the coding sequence ATGGCAACCTTAAAAGAGATCCTAACACGGCGACCAGTAGCAGCAACAATCCGTCTAACCGTCCCAGCCGGTGGTGCACGGCCAGCACCGCCAGTGGGTCCGGCACTAGGTCAATACCGGCTAAATCTAATGGCATTCTGCAAGGACTTTAATGCACGAACTCAAAAATACAAACCAGACACACCAATGGCCGTTACAATAACGGCATTTAAAGACAACACCTTTGAATTCACCGTGAAGTCGCCGTCAGTGACGTGGTACTTAAAGAAAGCAGCGGGAATCGAATCGGGTAGTAGCCGACCGGGACATGTGGTGGCATCGACAGTGACATTGAAACATGTATATGAGATAGCGAAGGTGAAACAATCAGATCCTTATTGTCAATATATGTCACTTGAATCTATTTCCAAATCTGTTATCGGTACTGCTAATGCTATGGGTATCAAGGTTGTTAAGGATTTAGACtag
- the LOC8281323 gene encoding probable protein phosphatase 2C 47 isoform X1, whose protein sequence is MAPGTDVSPQTQGWDGGCSVSKGRLPVMEDENDDNSENLSQSKTGKPPRNLSCMRHCSSTAFFIDPELDIGIISLKSPSTENSGFLPIFRSGSCSEKGPKQYMEDEYICVDNLPKHLPTVVDCPAPGAFYGVFDGHGGIDAASFTKKNILNYIVEDSQFPSSTKKAIKSAFVRADHALADAKSVDSSSGTTALTVLILGRTMLIANAGDSRAVLGKRGRAIELSKDHKPSCTSERLRIERLGGVIYDGYLNGQLAVARALGDWHIKGSKGSKSPLSAEPELEEINLTEEDEFLIIGCDGLWDVMSSQCAVTIVRKELMSHNDPEKCSKALVQEALQRNTCDNLTVVVICFSPEPPPKIEMPRSHRRRSISAEGLDRLKGVLNNV, encoded by the exons ATGGCTCCTGGAACTGATGTTTCACCTCAGACACAAGGATGGGATGGTGGTTGCAGTGTTAGTAAGGGCAGGTTGCCAGTTATGGAGGATGAAAATGATGACAATTCTGAGAATTTAAGCCAGTCAAAAACTGGCAAACCTCCAAGAAACCTCTCTTGTATGCGCCATTGCAGCAGTACTGCATTTTTTATAGATCCT GAATTAGATATAGGGATCATCAGCTTGAAGTCCCCATCAACTGAGAATTCTGGATTTCTACCAATATTTCGCTCAGGAAGCTGTTCTGAGAAAGGACCGAAGCAGTACATGGAGGATGAATACATATGTGTGGACAATCTACCTAAACATCTTCCTACAGTTGTAGACTGCCCTGCTCCTGGTGCATTTTATGGG GTCTTTGATGGACATGGTGGAATTGATGCAGCATCATTTACCAAAAAGAacattcttaattatatagttGAAGATTCCCAGTTTCCATCTAGCACAAAAAAGGCAATCAAGAGTGCTTTTGTGAGGGCTGATCATGCACTTGCTGATGCTAAATCTGTTGATAGTTCCTCTGGCACTACTGCTTTAACTGTTCTTATCTTGGGAAG GACCATGTTGATCGCCAATGCTGGTGATTCTAGAGCTGTGTTGGGCAAAAGAGGAAGAGCAATTGAGCTATCGAAAGACCACAAACCTAGCTGCACGTCTGAGAGACTAAGAATTGAGAGACTAGGAGGTGTGATATATGATGGTTACCTTAATGGCCAGTTAGCAGTGGCTCGTGCTCTTGGAGATTGGCACATTAAGGGATCTAAAGGTTCTAAAAGCCCCTTGAGCGCTGAGCCAGAGTTGGAGGAAATTAACCTGACAGAAGAAGATGAATTCTTGATAATAGGTTGTGATGGTTTGTGGGATGTGATGAGCAGTCAGTGTGCAGTTACGATTGTGAGGAAGGAACTCATGAGCCACAATGATCCTGAAAAGTGCTCGAAAGCACTTGTCCAGGAGGCACTCCAACGCAACACGTGTGACAACCTGACAGTCGTGGTCATCTGTTTCTCTCCTGAACCACCTCCGAAGATTGAAATGCCTAGATCCCATAGAAGAAGGAGTATATCAGCAGAAGGGCTGGACCGTCTAAAGGGAGTCTTGAATAATGTATGA
- the LOC8281323 gene encoding probable protein phosphatase 2C 47 isoform X2, whose product MAPGTDVSPQTQGWDGGCSVSKGRLPVMEDENDDNSENLSQSKTGKPPRNLSCMRHCSSTAFFIDPVFDGHGGIDAASFTKKNILNYIVEDSQFPSSTKKAIKSAFVRADHALADAKSVDSSSGTTALTVLILGRTMLIANAGDSRAVLGKRGRAIELSKDHKPSCTSERLRIERLGGVIYDGYLNGQLAVARALGDWHIKGSKGSKSPLSAEPELEEINLTEEDEFLIIGCDGLWDVMSSQCAVTIVRKELMSHNDPEKCSKALVQEALQRNTCDNLTVVVICFSPEPPPKIEMPRSHRRRSISAEGLDRLKGVLNNV is encoded by the exons ATGGCTCCTGGAACTGATGTTTCACCTCAGACACAAGGATGGGATGGTGGTTGCAGTGTTAGTAAGGGCAGGTTGCCAGTTATGGAGGATGAAAATGATGACAATTCTGAGAATTTAAGCCAGTCAAAAACTGGCAAACCTCCAAGAAACCTCTCTTGTATGCGCCATTGCAGCAGTACTGCATTTTTTATAGATCCT GTCTTTGATGGACATGGTGGAATTGATGCAGCATCATTTACCAAAAAGAacattcttaattatatagttGAAGATTCCCAGTTTCCATCTAGCACAAAAAAGGCAATCAAGAGTGCTTTTGTGAGGGCTGATCATGCACTTGCTGATGCTAAATCTGTTGATAGTTCCTCTGGCACTACTGCTTTAACTGTTCTTATCTTGGGAAG GACCATGTTGATCGCCAATGCTGGTGATTCTAGAGCTGTGTTGGGCAAAAGAGGAAGAGCAATTGAGCTATCGAAAGACCACAAACCTAGCTGCACGTCTGAGAGACTAAGAATTGAGAGACTAGGAGGTGTGATATATGATGGTTACCTTAATGGCCAGTTAGCAGTGGCTCGTGCTCTTGGAGATTGGCACATTAAGGGATCTAAAGGTTCTAAAAGCCCCTTGAGCGCTGAGCCAGAGTTGGAGGAAATTAACCTGACAGAAGAAGATGAATTCTTGATAATAGGTTGTGATGGTTTGTGGGATGTGATGAGCAGTCAGTGTGCAGTTACGATTGTGAGGAAGGAACTCATGAGCCACAATGATCCTGAAAAGTGCTCGAAAGCACTTGTCCAGGAGGCACTCCAACGCAACACGTGTGACAACCTGACAGTCGTGGTCATCTGTTTCTCTCCTGAACCACCTCCGAAGATTGAAATGCCTAGATCCCATAGAAGAAGGAGTATATCAGCAGAAGGGCTGGACCGTCTAAAGGGAGTCTTGAATAATGTATGA